One stretch of Kogia breviceps isolate mKogBre1 chromosome 18, mKogBre1 haplotype 1, whole genome shotgun sequence DNA includes these proteins:
- the PDCD5 gene encoding programmed cell death protein 5: MAEEELEALRKHRLAELQAKHGDPGDVAQQEAKQREAEMRNSILAQVLDQSARARLSNLALVKPEKTKAVENYLIQMARYGQLSGKVSEQGLIEILEKVSQQTEKKTTVKFSRRKVMDSDEDDDY; this comes from the exons ATGGCGGAGGAGGAGCTCGAGGCGCTGAGGAAGCACAGGCTGGCCGAGCTTCAGGCGAAGCACGGG GACCCTGGCGATGTAGCACAACAGGAAGCAAAGCAAAG GGAAGCAGAAATGAGGAACAGTATCTTAGCCCAAGTTCTGGATCAGTCAGCCCGGGCCCGAT taagTAACTTAGCACTTGTAAAGCCTGAGAAAACTAAAGCAGTAGAGAATTACCTTATACAGATGGCACGGTATGGACAACTAAGTGGGAAG GTATCAGAGCAAGGTTTAATAGAAATCCTTGAAAAAGTAAgccaacaaacagaaaagaaaacaacagttaAA TTCAGCAGAAGAAAAGTAATGGACTCTGATGAAGATGACGATTATTGA